The Roseofilum reptotaenium CS-1145 genome has a window encoding:
- a CDS encoding Crp/Fnr family transcriptional regulator produces the protein MLSSVDRLLFVRGVPIFKELRDDFLVRLASIMDELSFPAGQTIFTQGQEGRSLYIVVSGRVRVHIGDRDLAYLDKGTTFGEMSLFDAEPRSASVTAIETCDCLVLTQQQLYDAIDETPGIAVNIIRLLSRRIRELNQKINAQESKIQELQLSSKH, from the coding sequence ATGTTAAGTAGCGTTGACCGCTTGCTGTTTGTGCGAGGTGTTCCCATCTTTAAAGAGTTACGGGATGATTTTTTAGTGCGATTGGCCTCGATTATGGATGAGTTATCGTTTCCCGCTGGGCAAACGATTTTTACGCAAGGACAAGAAGGACGCTCTCTGTATATTGTGGTCTCCGGACGGGTAAGGGTGCATATTGGCGATCGCGATTTGGCTTATTTGGATAAGGGAACGACCTTTGGAGAAATGTCCCTGTTTGATGCAGAACCGAGATCGGCTTCTGTAACGGCGATCGAAACCTGTGATTGTTTGGTTTTAACTCAACAACAACTCTATGATGCCATTGATGAAACTCCAGGCATTGCGGTTAATATTATTCGCTTGCTTTCTCGACGTATTCGCGAATTAAACCAGAAAATTAATGCCCAAGAAAGTAAGATTCAAGAATTACAATTATCTAGCAAGCATTAG
- a CDS encoding tetratricopeptide repeat protein, producing MTLTPQRVAQYLAPWIICLGGLWTLPVAAEPVLSDRVVESSDVETLHEEALELLQQGNQPEAFQLWQQELELRQGLGIIPEIQALSRVGAIAWSEGELVMLRQIMARLDQIQGDVEGTDQETLQELGVAYQQLRSPQSAVGVYQKLLHLAIEDSNEEQQNTLLGQIAQTHLNWFDYPQAVAGYEGVLSFAQEQEDVLTQIQAYQQLAYSYEQMEEWEGAIATRLNLINLYDRLGQVNSIPKEQIAIAKHYETLGNLKTSAQLYEQAYLIAFEQQHLAYAAEALQSLGILYNNQQKFPEALAVYRSLLGTQAQAYDAYGMMNTYERIAEIHSALDQREQALAALERGLKFAQHLNVRTEYYTELIQGLMNDE from the coding sequence ATGACTTTAACTCCCCAGCGTGTAGCGCAATATCTGGCTCCTTGGATAATTTGCCTGGGGGGGTTATGGACTTTGCCCGTTGCGGCCGAGCCTGTACTCTCCGATCGCGTTGTAGAATCTTCAGATGTGGAAACCCTTCATGAAGAAGCCCTAGAGTTACTACAACAGGGAAATCAACCTGAAGCGTTTCAACTCTGGCAGCAGGAATTAGAGTTACGCCAAGGATTAGGAATCATTCCAGAAATCCAAGCACTCTCACGAGTTGGAGCTATTGCTTGGTCGGAGGGGGAGTTAGTGATGCTTCGGCAAATTATGGCTCGGTTAGATCAAATTCAGGGAGACGTGGAAGGCACAGACCAGGAAACGTTGCAGGAATTGGGCGTTGCCTATCAACAATTGCGATCGCCCCAATCTGCTGTAGGAGTCTATCAGAAACTCTTACATCTGGCAATTGAAGACTCTAATGAGGAGCAACAAAATACACTTCTAGGGCAAATTGCCCAAACCCACCTCAATTGGTTTGATTATCCCCAAGCCGTTGCCGGATATGAAGGGGTTTTGAGTTTTGCCCAAGAACAGGAGGATGTTCTGACTCAAATTCAGGCTTATCAACAGTTAGCCTATAGTTACGAGCAGATGGAGGAGTGGGAAGGAGCGATCGCCACGCGACTGAATCTCATTAACCTGTACGATCGATTAGGGCAAGTTAATTCAATTCCCAAGGAACAAATAGCGATCGCCAAACACTACGAAACCCTAGGTAACCTTAAAACCAGTGCCCAACTCTACGAACAAGCCTACCTGATTGCCTTTGAACAGCAACACCTTGCCTATGCTGCCGAAGCTCTACAATCCTTGGGAATACTCTATAACAACCAACAGAAATTCCCCGAAGCTTTAGCCGTTTATCGCTCGCTTCTAGGGACTCAAGCTCAAGCCTATGATGCTTATGGCATGATGAACACCTATGAACGCATTGCCGAGATCCATAGTGCTCTCGATCAACGAGAACAAGCCCTAGCTGCCCTTGAACGAGGGCTGAAATTCGCCCAACACCTTAATGTAAGAACGGAGTATTATACCGAGCTGATTCAAGGATTGATGAATGATGAATAA
- a CDS encoding methyltransferase domain-containing protein produces MTVSRIENQQLEEGRSDRILASFLQAMVPSFNSFNTTISDNDEMFLMALENTAGDPTQAAIRYHGNGLRIFQAIQQIITHHFGSWDKLSTFLDFAGGYGRFTRFLTQVLPPEHIWISDIYPEAVQFQIEQFQVQGIPSTLTPTEYKIDQNFDCILASSFFSHIPESTFAPWLKTLYHNLSEGGLLIFSTHDVTLAPNPFALSASGIHFIPQSESRTLDPSVYGTTYVSEEFIQHSLNQILGPSAAYHRIPKGLADHQDLYIVSKNTSPDWSTFTFTYPPQGSLESTELNSSGDWEFKGKVWSLNAQTAAKSIELWVNDTIIHRCVPRVEGSWVCHLNHSQVQRDDVVMIKAIGETGNLERMLVCQTLEQLASLESGHSSGKGLAEGIFILGGMHRSGTSLSASLLNSVGVHLGDRLVATTIGNDRGHFEDLDFVEFHQNVLRSQGLEIDGLTLESELILAPRYQQSAKLLLKEKTQRPLWGWKDPRTTLFLKFWAELVPSAYFILVYRSPWEVVDSLYRRSSDEVVAAYPEKAVELWMHYNQQMLEFVRAYPERCFLANLDAIVRDPQGWIQGLEAKWQLSLGAVEPSVIEPGLLQRDVSQTRKPALIQAFFPEAITLYQELETLAGSWGSADSIMPAELDVDAELEKIEALSPQDWAFSSWQEVGNATKYQKLLNLKQKECDRHAQELQRMRSQYEESEYQKSLVQKNIRANKALLAQTQSECEHYKHMANQLRSQLEQANYDLEQTQKVLNQSHAEAVNINQQLVNTSAQLQNTHTLSADIQAQLNAQLQDLNSQLHHRNLELAAIKANKAWRLRMKWVKLKQKLGLIKE; encoded by the coding sequence ATGACCGTGAGTAGGATTGAAAATCAACAGCTTGAGGAAGGAAGGAGCGATCGCATCTTAGCATCGTTTTTACAAGCCATGGTTCCCTCCTTCAACTCCTTCAATACCACCATCTCTGACAATGACGAGATGTTTCTCATGGCTCTAGAGAACACAGCAGGTGACCCGACTCAAGCCGCTATCCGCTATCATGGCAATGGACTCCGCATCTTCCAAGCCATCCAACAAATTATCACCCATCATTTTGGCAGTTGGGATAAGCTCTCCACATTCCTCGACTTTGCCGGAGGATATGGACGCTTTACCCGCTTCCTTACCCAAGTTCTCCCTCCCGAACACATTTGGATTTCGGACATCTATCCAGAAGCTGTACAATTTCAAATTGAACAATTCCAAGTTCAGGGGATTCCCTCTACCCTCACCCCTACTGAGTACAAAATTGACCAAAATTTTGACTGTATTCTCGCCAGTTCCTTTTTTAGTCATATCCCCGAAAGTACCTTTGCGCCTTGGCTGAAAACCCTCTACCATAATTTGAGTGAGGGGGGACTCCTAATTTTTAGCACCCATGATGTTACTCTAGCACCGAATCCCTTCGCGCTGTCAGCATCGGGAATTCACTTTATTCCCCAAAGCGAAAGTCGTACCCTAGATCCTTCCGTGTATGGCACCACGTATGTCAGCGAAGAATTTATCCAACATTCCCTCAATCAAATTTTAGGGCCAAGTGCCGCCTATCACCGGATTCCCAAGGGACTCGCTGACCATCAAGATCTATATATTGTTAGCAAAAATACGAGTCCAGACTGGTCAACGTTTACCTTTACCTATCCTCCCCAAGGGAGTCTGGAAAGTACGGAACTCAACTCCTCTGGAGATTGGGAATTTAAGGGTAAAGTCTGGAGTTTAAACGCACAAACGGCCGCCAAATCGATTGAATTGTGGGTGAATGATACCATTATCCATCGCTGTGTCCCCCGTGTTGAAGGATCTTGGGTGTGTCATCTGAATCATAGTCAAGTGCAGCGCGACGATGTAGTGATGATTAAAGCGATAGGGGAGACGGGAAATTTAGAACGGATGCTCGTGTGCCAAACTTTGGAACAACTCGCCAGTTTAGAATCGGGACATTCATCGGGTAAAGGGTTGGCTGAAGGCATTTTTATTCTGGGGGGAATGCATCGCTCTGGTACTTCTCTGAGTGCCTCCTTGCTCAATAGTGTGGGGGTTCATTTGGGCGATCGCCTCGTCGCCACTACAATAGGTAACGATCGCGGTCATTTTGAAGATTTAGACTTCGTAGAATTCCACCAAAATGTTCTCCGCTCCCAAGGCTTAGAAATCGACGGACTCACCCTAGAATCAGAACTTATCCTCGCTCCTCGCTATCAGCAAAGCGCCAAACTTCTGCTCAAAGAGAAAACCCAACGCCCTCTGTGGGGATGGAAAGACCCCCGTACCACCCTATTTCTCAAGTTTTGGGCTGAGTTAGTCCCCTCAGCTTATTTTATATTGGTCTATCGCTCTCCCTGGGAAGTAGTCGATTCCCTCTATCGTCGCAGTTCCGATGAAGTGGTCGCGGCTTATCCCGAAAAAGCAGTAGAATTATGGATGCACTACAATCAGCAGATGCTGGAATTTGTCCGAGCCTATCCAGAACGGTGCTTCCTAGCGAATCTAGATGCTATTGTCCGCGATCCGCAAGGGTGGATACAAGGACTAGAGGCAAAATGGCAACTTTCTTTAGGCGCTGTAGAACCCTCGGTAATTGAACCGGGATTACTCCAACGGGATGTTTCCCAAACCCGTAAACCAGCACTCATTCAGGCATTTTTCCCAGAAGCCATTACGCTCTATCAAGAGTTGGAAACCTTAGCGGGTTCTTGGGGAAGTGCAGACTCGATTATGCCTGCGGAACTGGATGTGGATGCAGAATTGGAAAAGATTGAAGCCTTGAGTCCCCAAGATTGGGCGTTTAGCAGTTGGCAGGAAGTGGGCAATGCAACAAAATATCAGAAACTGCTGAACCTTAAACAGAAAGAATGCGATCGACACGCTCAAGAGTTACAACGGATGCGATCGCAGTATGAAGAATCAGAATACCAAAAATCCCTGGTTCAGAAAAACATACGGGCTAATAAAGCGCTCTTAGCTCAGACTCAGTCCGAATGCGAACATTACAAACATATGGCGAATCAACTGCGATCGCAACTTGAACAAGCCAATTATGACCTGGAACAAACCCAAAAAGTACTGAATCAATCCCACGCGGAAGCCGTCAACATTAACCAACAATTGGTGAACACCAGTGCCCAACTGCAAAATACCCATACCCTCTCGGCTGACATTCAAGCTCAACTGAATGCCCAATTGCAAGATCTCAATAGTCAACTGCATCACCGTAACCTGGAATTAGCGGCGATTAAAGCCAATAAAGCTTGGCGCTTGCGGATGAAATGGGTAAAACTGAAGCAAAAGTTAGGTTTGATTAAGGAGTAG
- a CDS encoding YcjF family protein, which yields MTKECDFEKFDFEKLVRESLDKAVKERGHVNIVIAGATGVGKSTLINAVFQGNFAATGSGEAKTKHIREIKKEWIPISIFDTRGLEMKAFSETIENLYSLVKERKKKTDSNQHIHVAWLCISEDSRRVQEAEEELVNMLAKDMPVIAVITKARQDKAPNNKGQIESFRAKVQEKLPLTKNVIRVRSIPEELDDGSVLEAKGLDELVSLTMEVIPEGHKRAFAAAQKADIELKKRACHLIVAAAALTAAGIGAIPIPLSDAVGIVPIQIGMITGISVNFGLSFNEGFYSSIFSSLVTGVGGTLTGRAIVGGLLKLVPGGQIAGGLIAGGTAATLTTLVGETYIAILERLFIENNGNPPNPDDVVKAVREESKNLMQKKTNEDLQPKFDNKMDEDLQPEVHNPSQLAGKVEGKDGEQEQAVNNLVRLEPDVAKVFPNEKSVNKALRSLMKIAQRLTD from the coding sequence ATGACAAAAGAGTGTGACTTTGAAAAATTTGACTTTGAAAAATTAGTTAGAGAGTCTTTAGACAAAGCGGTAAAAGAGCGTGGTCATGTCAACATCGTGATCGCTGGCGCTACTGGAGTTGGTAAAAGCACACTCATTAATGCAGTATTCCAGGGCAACTTTGCAGCTACTGGGTCAGGAGAGGCTAAAACTAAACACATAAGAGAAATTAAAAAAGAATGGATTCCGATTTCTATTTTTGATACTCGTGGACTTGAAATGAAGGCTTTTTCCGAGACTATAGAGAATTTATATTCATTGGTTAAGGAACGCAAGAAAAAAACCGATAGTAACCAACATATTCATGTTGCCTGGCTTTGCATTTCTGAAGATTCTCGTCGTGTTCAGGAAGCGGAAGAGGAACTGGTCAATATGTTGGCTAAAGATATGCCTGTCATTGCAGTAATTACAAAAGCAAGACAGGATAAAGCTCCTAATAATAAGGGACAAATTGAATCATTTCGTGCAAAAGTTCAGGAGAAACTTCCACTTACAAAAAACGTTATTCGTGTGCGCTCAATTCCAGAAGAACTAGATGATGGCAGTGTCCTTGAAGCTAAGGGACTGGATGAACTTGTAAGCTTGACGATGGAAGTTATTCCAGAAGGACATAAAAGAGCATTCGCGGCTGCTCAAAAAGCAGATATTGAGCTAAAAAAACGCGCATGTCATCTAATAGTGGCGGCAGCAGCACTAACAGCAGCAGGAATAGGTGCAATTCCTATCCCACTCTCGGATGCAGTGGGTATCGTACCCATTCAAATTGGCATGATTACTGGTATATCAGTAAATTTTGGTTTGTCTTTCAATGAAGGCTTTTATAGCTCAATTTTTAGCAGTCTTGTTACTGGAGTAGGTGGAACACTTACGGGACGAGCTATTGTAGGAGGACTGCTTAAGTTAGTTCCTGGCGGTCAGATTGCTGGAGGTCTAATAGCTGGAGGAACAGCAGCAACCCTTACTACATTAGTTGGAGAAACTTACATTGCTATTTTGGAAAGATTGTTTATCGAAAATAATGGTAATCCTCCGAATCCAGACGATGTTGTAAAAGCTGTTCGTGAGGAATCAAAGAATTTGATGCAGAAGAAAACGAATGAAGATCTGCAACCCAAATTTGACAATAAAATGGATGAAGACCTGCAACCTGAAGTTCATAATCCTTCCCAGTTAGCCGGGAAAGTTGAAGGTAAAGATGGCGAACAGGAGCAAGCTGTCAATAATCTGGTTCGGCTTGAGCCTGATGTGGCTAAGGTATTTCCCAATGAAAAATCCGTAAATAAAGCCTTACGGTCATTGATGAAAATCGCACAACGCCTGACCGACTAA
- a CDS encoding NB-ARC domain-containing protein yields the protein MDVEAILAWADELMLAQTGTRLSSLQRAILAGVWKHQKYKEIAESSHCGEANVKIVAGSLWKLISEELGEKVNKKNFRATWERYSIAHSRINNFEKSFNQNHINICEKNWPSGELTKERSPSSSINQQQRHDLTEAPEYYPLKNRSTELTTLKEWVLDEKIKIVTILGLPRIGKTTLARALVEAVKDRFDYVIWQNCMNSLESQSLETDLIEFIGKDETQKSAKPIDYLRSSRSLIILDDFQELFTPGELSGTYLPGQESYGKLLKEMSRSHHRSCFLLLSWEKPTEIATLERENSHCLSLQLGSLGAAAREILSNHQLRDEERWEELIQRYGGNPSWLNIIASTIQDFFNGSCDRFLSYPNPFLGDLEPILQDYYQRLSPSEMTVVQWLASHETLDIFHKPTDLALSDAEFLQAIHSLIKRGIIEKHTHDKVAQFILQPTIASYVNFL from the coding sequence ATGGATGTGGAAGCAATCCTGGCATGGGCCGATGAGTTGATGTTGGCTCAAACAGGCACAAGGTTAAGTAGTCTGCAACGAGCGATATTAGCTGGGGTTTGGAAGCATCAGAAATATAAAGAGATTGCGGAATCTTCTCACTGTGGCGAAGCGAATGTGAAAATAGTGGCGGGAAGTTTATGGAAGTTGATTTCGGAAGAGTTGGGGGAAAAGGTTAATAAGAAAAACTTTCGCGCAACATGGGAACGCTATTCTATTGCTCATTCTAGAATCAATAATTTTGAGAAAAGTTTTAACCAAAATCACATTAATATCTGTGAAAAGAATTGGCCATCTGGAGAACTGACCAAAGAACGCTCACCTTCTTCCTCTATCAATCAACAACAGCGCCACGATCTTACAGAAGCACCAGAATACTATCCTCTAAAGAATCGCAGCACTGAACTAACGACTCTGAAAGAGTGGGTATTGGATGAAAAAATAAAGATTGTCACTATTTTGGGATTACCTCGCATCGGTAAAACCACTCTCGCGAGAGCATTGGTAGAAGCAGTTAAAGATCGATTTGACTATGTTATCTGGCAAAACTGCATGAATAGCCTAGAGAGCCAATCTCTGGAAACCGATCTCATAGAATTTATCGGCAAAGATGAAACCCAGAAATCGGCAAAGCCGATCGACTATTTGCGTTCCTCTCGTTCCCTGATTATTCTCGATGACTTCCAAGAACTGTTCACTCCGGGTGAGTTGTCTGGGACTTATTTACCCGGACAGGAAAGTTATGGTAAGCTCTTAAAAGAAATGAGCCGATCGCACCACCGCAGTTGCTTCCTCCTCCTCTCCTGGGAAAAACCCACAGAAATCGCTACCTTAGAGCGGGAAAACAGCCATTGTCTCAGCTTACAACTGGGAAGTTTAGGAGCAGCAGCACGGGAAATCTTGAGCAACCACCAACTCAGGGATGAGGAACGATGGGAAGAATTGATTCAACGTTACGGAGGTAATCCTTCCTGGCTCAATATTATTGCCTCTACTATCCAGGACTTCTTTAACGGTAGCTGCGATCGCTTCCTATCCTATCCTAACCCCTTCCTGGGCGACTTAGAACCCATCCTGCAAGACTATTATCAACGGTTATCCCCCTCGGAAATGACAGTAGTCCAGTGGTTAGCCAGTCACGAAACCCTTGATATTTTCCACAAACCTACAGACTTAGCCTTATCTGATGCTGAATTTTTGCAAGCGATACACTCTTTAATCAAACGGGGAATTATTGAGAAACACACCCATGATAAAGTCGCCCAATTTATACTACAACCGACGATTGCATCTTATGTTAATTTCTTATAG
- a CDS encoding acyltransferase family protein, which translates to MNRIVDRSSRFDFMRSVGISMILLYNLPDYCFKSYHFHLFGTTVDLSPLHHLSLQCSLGLLVFLAGSLINRHQLTFPNIQTAGKFLFKKLAKLFPLYYLSLALFCYLYSMLDWGQILIHVLGLQLIFSSDRYPPLPTLWYVGLILVYYSLFSLLNIEKIPTLYKATILGVVLLTLFLSATYLNITDMRLICYSLPFIGGILVAKKNWFESRIWRKVLSLNKGLFLAFLPLCWLWEKKYSLGIEHNTILLNLLMFSFVLLIYRISDVVCQNSRLNRLFHTIAYCAYGMFLFHRPIWFVLEQMMRSLFLVENVHIITAGLVFLGIPLIIGVSYVLLTLYDRYGITAWYHPKTLISQ; encoded by the coding sequence ATGAACAGAATAGTTGATCGCTCATCCCGATTCGATTTCATGAGATCCGTAGGAATTTCCATGATCTTACTGTACAATCTTCCTGATTATTGTTTCAAATCCTATCATTTCCACCTTTTCGGCACAACGGTTGATTTATCGCCGTTACACCATCTCAGTCTTCAATGTAGCTTAGGGTTATTAGTCTTTCTTGCTGGAAGTTTAATTAACCGACATCAATTAACCTTTCCGAATATCCAGACAGCCGGGAAATTTTTATTCAAAAAGCTGGCTAAACTCTTCCCACTTTATTACCTCTCCCTTGCCCTATTTTGTTATCTCTATAGCATGTTAGATTGGGGACAAATCTTGATTCACGTTTTGGGGTTACAATTAATCTTTTCTTCTGACAGGTATCCGCCTTTACCGACGTTATGGTATGTGGGATTAATTTTAGTTTATTATAGTCTCTTCTCACTGCTCAATATTGAGAAAATTCCAACTCTCTACAAAGCGACAATTCTGGGGGTAGTTCTCTTAACGCTCTTCCTCAGTGCCACTTATTTGAACATTACTGATATGCGGCTGATTTGCTATAGCTTACCCTTTATAGGGGGGATTTTAGTCGCCAAAAAGAATTGGTTTGAGAGTCGCATTTGGCGAAAAGTATTATCCTTAAATAAGGGACTATTTTTAGCTTTCTTGCCCCTGTGCTGGTTGTGGGAAAAGAAATATAGCCTAGGAATTGAACACAACACGATTTTACTCAATCTGTTGATGTTTTCCTTTGTGCTATTGATCTATCGCATTTCTGATGTCGTTTGTCAAAATTCGCGACTTAACCGATTATTCCACACCATAGCCTATTGCGCCTATGGGATGTTCCTCTTTCACCGTCCGATTTGGTTTGTTCTGGAGCAGATGATGCGATCGCTCTTTCTGGTGGAAAATGTCCATATCATTACTGCCGGTTTAGTCTTTCTCGGTATTCCCCTGATTATCGGAGTATCCTACGTTTTGCTCACTCTGTATGACCGCTATGGTATCACTGCTTGGTATCATCCTAAAACATTAATCAGTCAGTAA
- a CDS encoding ABC transporter ATP-binding protein translates to MSEMAISLKGVSKSFKRYAHPGDRLKELLLPGKTRGQEFWALHDIDLEIPQGQTLGIVGRNGSGKSTLLQIIAATLTPSTGEVEVKGRLSALLELGSGFNPEFTGRQNVFFNGQLLGLTKDEIKTKFDSIVSFADIGEFIEQPVKTYSSGMFVRLAFAVATSVEPDILVVDEALSVGDEAFQRKCFARIQDIRDRGGTVLFVSHAASSVVELCDRAILMDKGEIILSNKPKFVVSKYQELIYAPSDKSHILREELKKSHQQQTLPTPEKSETNGQSAPSKDFPHSPSIPTLGDYYDPNLNPEHTLSYTTRGAEIIDPHIETLSGRMVNHLIRRQPYIYTFKVRFSKMAQNVRFGMLIKTISGLELGGASVSPSFHKISHFEPHQVITVQFSFECFLHPGVYFLNAGVSGMVDEEFIYLARCIDAAMFRVNPDEAVCGNGTVDFKIDPKLTFQSQWTEPPAHTLEVLEDNS, encoded by the coding sequence ATGAGTGAAATGGCGATTTCACTAAAAGGTGTTTCTAAGTCGTTTAAGCGATATGCCCATCCGGGCGATCGCCTCAAAGAGCTGTTGCTACCTGGAAAAACCAGGGGGCAAGAATTCTGGGCGCTGCATGATATTGATTTAGAAATTCCTCAAGGGCAAACCCTAGGCATTGTGGGGCGCAATGGTTCAGGGAAAAGTACCTTGCTACAAATTATTGCCGCTACCCTTACACCAAGCACAGGCGAGGTAGAGGTGAAGGGTCGGCTATCGGCTCTGTTGGAATTGGGCAGTGGATTTAATCCGGAATTTACCGGGCGGCAGAATGTCTTTTTTAATGGTCAGTTATTGGGGTTAACGAAGGACGAAATTAAAACTAAATTTGACTCGATTGTGTCCTTTGCAGATATCGGTGAATTCATTGAGCAACCGGTAAAAACATACTCTAGCGGAATGTTCGTGCGCTTGGCATTTGCGGTGGCAACCAGTGTCGAACCCGATATTTTGGTGGTCGATGAAGCTCTATCTGTGGGAGATGAAGCGTTCCAGCGCAAATGTTTTGCTCGGATTCAGGATATTCGCGATCGCGGCGGGACAGTGTTATTTGTATCTCATGCTGCTTCTTCGGTGGTCGAATTGTGCGATCGGGCTATCCTCATGGATAAAGGCGAAATCATCCTCAGCAATAAGCCGAAATTCGTCGTCTCCAAATATCAAGAACTGATTTATGCGCCCTCAGACAAAAGCCATATATTACGCGAAGAACTGAAAAAATCTCATCAACAGCAAACCCTTCCCACACCAGAAAAATCAGAAACCAATGGGCAATCTGCTCCCTCTAAAGACTTCCCTCATTCCCCATCCATACCCACATTAGGAGACTACTACGACCCCAATCTTAACCCCGAACATACCCTTTCCTACACCACCAGAGGCGCGGAAATTATTGACCCTCACATTGAGACCTTATCCGGTAGAATGGTCAATCATCTGATTCGCAGACAACCCTACATCTATACATTCAAAGTCCGCTTTTCCAAAATGGCTCAAAATGTGCGCTTTGGCATGTTAATTAAAACCATTAGCGGCTTAGAATTAGGTGGAGCCTCTGTCAGCCCTTCTTTTCATAAAATTTCTCACTTTGAACCTCATCAAGTGATTACCGTTCAGTTTTCCTTTGAATGCTTTCTTCATCCAGGAGTTTATTTCCTCAATGCCGGAGTTTCCGGAATGGTAGATGAAGAATTTATTTATCTCGCCCGTTGTATTGATGCGGCCATGTTTCGGGTTAATCCAGATGAAGCCGTTTGTGGCAATGGCACAGTCGATTTCAAGATTGACCCCAAGTTAACTTTTCAAAGCCAATGGACAGAACCTCCAGCCCATACACTGGAAGTTCTAGAGGATAATAGCTAG